A region from the Acyrthosiphon pisum isolate AL4f chromosome A1, pea_aphid_22Mar2018_4r6ur, whole genome shotgun sequence genome encodes:
- the LOC115033859 gene encoding uncharacterized protein LOC115033859: protein MAALPGFRVREAHPFSIVGIDYAGPLQMKELSLRKARIVKVYIAVFVCMTTKAVHLEPVSALSTEAFLLTLDRFVARRGLPSSIYSDCGTNFVGAARQLRLLVNNPDSRDQLSGHIACEWHFNPPGAPHFGGIWEAAVKSAKSLLVRAMDSQIWTLEEFTTVLCRVEAALNSRPLVPASSDPNDLECLTPGHFLIGRPLLSIPEPVSTSAQVGLQTRWKLLQQSFQFFWRRWSREYLNTLQARGRWTKADTNLEVGTMVIVKVNDAPPLSWPLGRIIEVYPGTDKVVRVAKVITKQGVFTRPVVKLVPLPTDP, encoded by the coding sequence ATGGCTGCTCTGCCAGGATTCCGGGTCCGAGAAGCTCATCCGTTTTCAATAGTCGGCATAGATTACGCGGGTCCCTTACAGATGAAGGAACTCAGTCTGCGAAAGGCGCGCATCGTAAAGGTTTACATTGCGGTTTTTGTCTGTATGACCACCAAAGCGGTGCACCTAGAACCAGTGTCTGCTCTCTCGACTGAGGCCTTCTTGTTGACTCTAGATAGATTCGTTGCTCGCCGTGGCCTACCGTCGTCCATCTATTCTGATTGTGGCACCAATTTTGTTGGTGCGGCGAGGCAGCTGCGTCTTTTGGTCAACAATCCGGATAGTAGAGATCAGTTGTCAGGTCATATAGCGTGCGAATGGCATTTCAACCCTCCTGGTGCTCCCCATTTTGGAGGAATTTGGGAAGCCGCCGTTAAGTCGGCGAAGTCATTGCTTGTTCGTGCAATGGATTCCCAAATTTGGACCTTGGAAGAGTTCACAACGGTGTTGTGTCGGGTAGAGGCTGCCTTGAATTCGCGTCCCCTAGTACCAGCATCATCCGACCCAAATGATTTAGAATGTTTGACGCCCGGTCACTTTTTGATTGGTCGTCCTCTGTTGTCAATCCCAGAACCTGTTAGTACCAGTGCACAAGTGGGACTGCAGACTCGCTGGAAGCTCCTCCAGCAGTCTTTCCAGTTCTTTTGGCGACGTTGGTCTCGAGAGTATTTGAACACCCTCCAAGCTCGTGGTAGGTGGACGAAGGCTGATACCAATCTCGAAGTTGGTACCATGGTTATCGTCAAGGTTAATGACGCGCCCCCGCTATCGTGGCCATTAGGAAGAATTATTGAGGTGTATCCAGGAACCGATAAGGTGGTACGGGTAGCTAAAGTTATTACCAAACAGGGGGTGTTTACTAGACCGGTGGTGAAACTAGTACCTCTCCCCACAGATCCGTAG